DNA sequence from the Oscillospiraceae bacterium genome:
ATACCCAAATCCCGATAAACGCCGTGTTTTCACTGCTTTAGCTGCTTTAAGGTGGGTCACCAAATCCCCTTTGTCAATGTCCCCCCCGCTTGTTGTGTTAATAAGTTCGGGAATTATAGGTGACTATTCTCCGATGCGAATGTTCGATGCCATCAAATTGCCTGGTTTAGGGTATGAGTTCCCAATGACCGGCTCTTTTAGACCCGATCCGTTTTATTTTGTTTTGCTTTTTCAAAGCAGATAAATCTCTGTCAATTGTTCTCTCGGTCACGCTGAAAATTGCCGCCATTTCTTCGGAGGTCATGGTATTGTTTTCTTTAATAAGATTCAAAATCCGTTCGCTACGGTTTAATCCGACATCTTTTCCGACATTTAATCCGACATCTTTTCCGACATTTATCCCGTCAACGTCATAATTGACATTATAAATCACCACGCGAAATGATGTATCGGAGTAAAACCGCGGTTCCAAAGCGTCGGTATATCCGGGCAAATTTTTTGTTTCATTCACGATTTTCTGCAAACCGCTTCCACGTCGTTCCATGTATCGCATCCGATGGAACAGATCGGCCAAAATCGGATTGCGGCGTTCAGACTCAATGTTTTTAATATCCTGTTCCTGCACTGCCCGCCCTTTATACATCCCGCCCGGCGAAGTGATCTCCAAGCGGTCATCGTACATATCAATGTGAACCTCCGCGCCCATGACGGCGTGATCGCGGTGGATCAAAGCGTTTACAAGGGCTTCCATCGCCGCCCTGTCCGAATAATCCGGTTTGTCGATACGCCCCCTTGCCGCTTTCGCAAACCTGACCTTAGAATTGATTTTAATAAAATCGCAGCCGTTTTGCAGGAGATAGATCAGATTGCCCTCAAACTCTTTGTCGTCCAACGCGTCGTCAAATATAGAGCCTTTATTGAGTCCGTTCCAGCGGGTGCAGAACACGCGGGAATTATAGACGATATGCTGATCGGTCAAAAGGGAACCGGCGCGGGTCAAATATCCATTATCGGTTTCAAGACCAAAGGAGATATAATTGCGCTGTTCCCACGTGATTTTTGTTCGCTCACGATACGTTGCTTCCAACAGCGTAAAGCTGTAATCCTCCCGCCTGTACTCCGTGGCAAGCGTGTCATAGGTGCGATTTGTGCCTTTCAAAATAAGTTCGTTCAACATATAATCCGGCGCGGGGACGCTTTCGCTGCCCATACGGATATACGCCTCTCTGATGCCGTCAAAAGCATAGTAATACGGCGTGTTTCGCCCTGAATGCACGACAAGTGCAAGAATGGTTTTTCCGTTTTCGTCATACGGAGTCATAATAAAATCGGGAACAGGCGAAATACGTTCTTTAATCCTCGCGCTGATAAATTCGACGTCCGATTGCGGAGCGGTCAGGCCGATCACTGTATTATCGTTGGCAACGCCAAAAAACATTGTCCCGCCGATACCGTTGGCAAAGGCGCTTACGCTTTTCAGCCAGCTTTTAGGCTTTCTCTTTTCCAATTCTCTTTTGAAGTCACACTCGGTGGTCTCGACAATCAAGCGTTGCAGCATGGCGTTCCCCCCTAACAATTCAATTGACATATTTATTTTATCACATTGTTCGTAAAAATGACAGTTTTTTCTTGGGTGCGGCCATTGTGCGTTGCATAACCCCGAAACACAAAAAACCATCTATCGACGAATATAATTCTGCCAATAAATGGTTAATATGTCTGGTGCCGCTGGTGGGACTTGAACCCACACCCTGTTACCAGGAACGGATTTTGAGTCCGTCACGTCTGCCATTCCATCACAGCGGCGTATTAAGCTCCAATATTTGCCATTCTTCCTACCCGTCCCACCCTCGCGAGCAGCGCCGTGCGGGGCGGCGGAATTTGGATTTCATTATACTACACGGCCGATGATTTGTAAATGGGTGTTGCAAATAACTTCTGCCGATCCCGTCTGTCGGTCGGTTCCGTGCCGGGGGATGGCATTTTTTCGCGGGCGGCGCCGGGCTTGTGCGCACTCGTAACTCAGCACTTAGCACTCAGCACTCCGCACTATCGACGGCGCCTCTTCGCGGGCGCGCCGGTCTTGTGCGGCGGGGCAAAGCTTGGTACAATGAAAGGGAAATCTTCCGTGTGAGGAGGGACGCCGTTGCGACTGGACAAACTGCTCTGCGACGCCGGGTGGGGCAGCCGGCGGGAGGTGCGCCGCGCCGTCGCCCAGGGGCGCGTGACTGTGGACGGCAAGGCCGTCGTCTCCGCGGGGGCCCAGATCGATCCGGCCCGGACCGTGTGCATCGACGGTCAGGACGCCGACTACCGCCCACACGACTATCTGATGCTGCACAAGCCCGCCGGCGTCGTGTCGGCCACGGAGGACCCACGCCTTCCCACCGTCATTGGCCTGCTGCCGCCGCGTTACCGGCGGCGCGGCCTGTTCCCGGTCGGGCGGCTGGACCGAGACACCACAGGACTGTTGCTGCTCACAAACGACGGCGCTTTTGCGCACGCGCTCATGGCGCCGGGCCGTCATGTCGATAAAGTGTATGAGGTCCTTGTCGAGGGCCCCCTAGCGGAGGCGGATCGGGCTGCCTTTGCGACGGGACTCGCGCTGCGCAGCGGAGAGATCTTTGCCCCGGCGGAGCTCGCGATTGTGTCTTCGAGCGCCCTGTCTTTGGCGCGGCTGACACTGCGAGAAGGGCGCCACCATCAGATCAAACGCATGATGGCGGCCCGCGGGCACGAGGTGCGGGCCCTCAAGCGGATCTCCATCGCCCGATTGACGCTGGACGAGGCGCTGCCACCCGGCGCTTGGCGGCGTCTGTCCGAT
Encoded proteins:
- a CDS encoding putative DNA binding domain-containing protein is translated as MLQRLIVETTECDFKRELEKRKPKSWLKSVSAFANGIGGTMFFGVANDNTVIGLTAPQSDVEFISARIKERISPVPDFIMTPYDENGKTILALVVHSGRNTPYYYAFDGIREAYIRMGSESVPAPDYMLNELILKGTNRTYDTLATEYRREDYSFTLLEATYRERTKITWEQRNYISFGLETDNGYLTRAGSLLTDQHIVYNSRVFCTRWNGLNKGSIFDDALDDKEFEGNLIYLLQNGCDFIKINSKVRFAKAARGRIDKPDYSDRAAMEALVNALIHRDHAVMGAEVHIDMYDDRLEITSPGGMYKGRAVQEQDIKNIESERRNPILADLFHRMRYMERRGSGLQKIVNETKNLPGYTDALEPRFYSDTSFRVVIYNVNYDVDGINVGKDVGLNVGKDVGLNRSERILNLIKENNTMTSEEMAAIFSVTERTIDRDLSALKKQNKIKRIGSKRAGHWELIP
- a CDS encoding rRNA pseudouridine synthase encodes the protein MRLDKLLCDAGWGSRREVRRAVAQGRVTVDGKAVVSAGAQIDPARTVCIDGQDADYRPHDYLMLHKPAGVVSATEDPRLPTVIGLLPPRYRRRGLFPVGRLDRDTTGLLLLTNDGAFAHALMAPGRHVDKVYEVLVEGPLAEADRAAFATGLALRSGEIFAPAELAIVSSSALSLARLTLREGRHHQIKRMMAARGHEVRALKRISIARLTLDEALPPGAWRRLSDEETALLRSPSAPPPSR